The Coffea arabica cultivar ET-39 chromosome 4e, Coffea Arabica ET-39 HiFi, whole genome shotgun sequence genome includes a window with the following:
- the LOC113742337 gene encoding probable inactive ATP-dependent zinc metalloprotease FTSHI 2, chloroplastic, whose amino-acid sequence MVCTCTFSSPSSFSPSLSFPQYKTPVRSKHHKLIPSVVISCHKAKNPKADEEVESESESESESRFRKSHLLLLKLAVTSTVISAALPQPSLAAKVSAKKRAGKKSEALSPQELKKWSQGLPAVTQRLPYSEIIDLRRGDKLKHIIKPPNVGFKERPEVVLAVLEDNKVVRIVLPSVDGDPKFWAEWDELKLDSVCMNAFTPPLRKPEIPSPYLGLLGKIPSWMFSLVKVKPQSKKALELKRMREEMKKRQNEELAKMRKEREMIEKAARMEKKMEERRKRKEMKRIKFQESLLQAQRSAQDRSRFWDNLASDPNVVNFLGLFFFFIFYVTVVLSFRRGQKDYEDRLKIEKAEAEEKKKMRELEREMEGREVEDDEEAGGKGEENPYMKMAMQFMKSGARVRRAKSKRLPQYLERGVDVKFSDVAGLGKIREELEEVVKFFTHGEMYRRRGVRIPGGILLCGPPGVGKTLLAKAVAGEAGVNFFSISASQFVEIYVGVGASRVRALYQEARENAPSVVFIDELDAVGRERGLIKGSGGQERDATLNQLLVCLDGFEGKGEVITIASTNRPDILDPALVRPGRFDRKIYIPKPGLIGRIEILQVHARKKPMAPDVDYMAVASMTDGMVGAELANIIEVAAINMMRDGRTEITTDDLLQAAQMEERGMLDRKERSPEMWKQVAINEAAMAVVAVNFPDLKNIEFVTIAPRAGRELGYVRFKMDHVKFKEGMLSRQSLLDHITVQLAPRAADELWYGEGQLSTIWAETADNARSAARTLVIGGLSEKHYGLNDFWVADRLNDIDLEALRIVNMCYERAKEILQRNKNLMDVVVDSLVEKKSLTKQEFFDLVESHGFLQQMPPSIIDIRSTKRSEFQDLITDQQEASLRSS is encoded by the exons aTGGTCTGTACTTGcactttttcttctccttcttcattTTCGCCATCTTTATCTTTTCCACAATATAAAACACCAGTCCGCTCAAAGCACCATAAATTGATCCCAAGTGTAGTAATTTCATGCCACAAGGCTAAAAACCCCAAAGCCGATGAAGAAGTAGAATCAGAATCAGAGTCTGAGTCAGAATCAAGGTTTAGGAAATCCCATTTATTATTGCTCAAACTTGCAGTAACTTCTACTGTAATTTCAGCTGCACTTCCCCAACCCTCATTAGCTGCTAAAGTATCTGCAAAGAAGCGTGCTGGGAAAAAATCTGAGGCTTTAAGTCCTCAAGAACTGAAAAAATGGTCACAAGGGCTTCCTGCAGTGACCCAGAGGTTGCCCTATTCAGAGATTATTGATTTGAGAAGAGGTGATAAACTTAAGCATATTATTAAACCCCCTAATGTTGGGTTTAAGGAACGACCTGAGGTGGTTTTGGCTGTTTTGGAGGATAATAAGGTTGTTAGGATAGTCTTGCCTTCTGTTGATGGTGACCCGAAATTTTGGGCAGAGTGGGATGAGTTGAAACTTGATAGTGTTTGTATGAATGCTtttactccccctttgagaaaGCCTGAAATCCCTTCGCCTTATTTGGGACTTTTGGGGAAGATTCCATCGTGGATGTTTTCATTGGTGAAGGTGAAGCCACAGTCAAAGAAGGCATTGGAGTTGAAGAGGATGAGGGAGGAGATGAAGAAGAGGCAGAATGAGGAGTTGGCAAAGAtgagaaaagagagggagatGATTGAGAAAGCGGCTAggatggagaagaaaatggaagagaggaggaagaggaaggaGATGAAGAGAATTAAGTTCCAGGAATCATTGCTACAAGCACAGAGGAGTGCTCAAGATAGGTCGAGGTTTTGGGACAATTTAGCTAGTGATCCTAATGTTGTCAATTTTCTTGgcttgttctttttcttcatatttTACGTTACTGTTGTTCTTAGTTTTAGAAGGGGGCAGAAAGATTATGAAGATAGGCTAAAGATAGAGAAAGCAGAGGccgaagagaagaagaagatgagggaGCTAGAGAGGGAAATGGAGGGCAGGGAGGTTGAGGATGATGAAGAGGCAGGCGGGAAAGGAGAGGAAAACCCATACATGAAGATGGCAATGCAATTCATGAAATCTGGTGCTCGCGTACGGAGAGCCAAAAGTAAGAGACTCCCGCAATACTTGGAGAGAGGCGTGGATGTGAAGTTCTCAGATGTTGCAGGGCTTGGAAAAATCAGAGAAGAGCTTGAGGAGGTTGTCAAATTTTTTACCCATGGGGAAATGTATCGCAGAAGAGGAGTTAGAATACCTG GGGGCATACTTCTTTGTGGTCCACCTGGGGTCGGGAAAACTTTATTAGCAAAAGCTGTGGCTGGCGAGGCAGGTGTAAACTTCTTTTCTATATCTGCTTCTCAGTTTGTGGAAATTTATGTTGGTGTTGGTGCTTCCCGTGTTCGAGCACTCTACCAAGAAGCAAGGGAGAAT GCTCCATCTGTTGTCTTCATTGATGAGCTGGATGCTGTGGGGAGGGAGCGTGGTTTGATTAAGGGTTCTGGTGGACAAGAACGTGATGCTACTTTGAATCAG CTTCTTGTCTGTCTAGATGGATTTGAAGGTAAAGGTGAAGTGATCACTATTGCTTCCACAAATAGACCAGATATCTTGGATCCAGCACTTGTAAGACCTGGACGATTTGATCGGAAAATATATATCCCTAAGCCTGGATTGATAGGTCGGATTGAAATTCTGCAG GTCCATGCTCGTAAGAAGCCTATGGCTCCAGACGTTGACTACATGGCTGTTGCAAGTATGACTGATGGCATGGTTGGTGCAGAGCTAGCCAACATTATTGAGGTTGCTGCTATCAATATGATGCGCGATGGAAGAACTGAG ATAACAACTGATGATTTGTTGCAAGCTGCACAAATGGAAGAAAGAGGTATGCTAGATAGAAAAGAGAGGAGCCCTGAGATGTGGAAGCAAGTTGCAATTAATGAAGCAGCAATGGCTGTAGTAGCAGTGAACTTCCCTGACCTCAAGAATATTGAATTT GTAACCATTGCTCCAAGAGCTGGAAGGGAACTAGGTTATGTTCGGTTCAAGATGGATCATGTAAAATTTAAGGAAGGAATGCTAAG CCGCCAATCTCTCTTAGATCATATCACTGTTCAACTAGCACCACGTGCAGCTGATGAGTTGTGGTATGGAGAGGGCCAG TTGAGCACGATATGGGCGGAAACTGCAGACAATGCTAGGTCAGCTGCGCGAACACTTGTTATTGGTGGTCTCTCTGAGAAACATTATGGTCTGAATGACTTCTGGGTTGCTGATCGTTTGAAT GACATTGATTTAGAGGCTCTGCGGATTGTAAATATGTGCTATGAACGTGCTAAAGAG ATCCTCCAGCGCAACAAAAACCTCATGGATGTGGTGGTTGATTCTCTTGTTGAGAAGAAAAGCCTGACCAAGCAAGAATTCTTTGACTTAGTTGAATCACACGGGTTTCTCCAACAAATGCCCCCAAGCATAATAGATATCAGGTCCACCAAACGTTCAGAGTTTCAAGACCTGATAACTGACCAGCAAGAAGCATCTCTTAGAAGTTCTTGA
- the LOC113742872 gene encoding CASP-like protein 3A1 translates to MNGAKNAGEAVNIQLPEMKVAAEMGTMSGPLVAPRPSRSVHGKMDIAHVVLRLACLLTSVTALSLMATAKQASTLSLYGFNVPVRSNWSFSDSFEYLVGVSAAVAVHSLLQLLISGSRSLRKSPVIPSRNHAWLIFAGDQVFAFAMLSAGSAASGVTNLNRTGIRHSALPNFCKPLHGFCDRVAASIAFAFLSSLFLAISTVLDVVWLSKY, encoded by the exons ATGAACGGAGCTAAGAACGCAGGGGAGGCGGTGAACATTCAGCTGCCGGAGATGAAAGTAGCAGCAGAGATGGGGACAATGAGCGGCCCATTGGTAGCCCCAAGGCCCAGCCGGAGCGTTCATGGCAAAATGGACATCGCCCACGTGGTTTTACGCCTGGCGTGCCTTTTAACTTCAGTCACGGCACTGTCACTGATGGCCACTGCTAAACAAGCTTCCACCCTCTCCCTTTATGGTTTTAACGTCCCTGTCCGCTCCAACTGGTCCTTCTCTGACTCTTTCGA GTACCTGGTTGGAGTTTCGGCAGCTGTTGCAGTTCATTCCTTGCTTCAACTGCTTATTAGCGGATCAAGATCTCTACGAAAATCGCCAGTCATTCCTTCTCGAAATCATGCTTGGCTTATTTTCGCTGGGGATCAG GTCTTTGCTTTTGCAATGCTGAGTGCTGGATCAGCTGCATCAGGAGTAACCAATCTGAATCGTACAGGGATCCGACATTCAGCTCTTCCAAATTTCTGCAAACCCTTGCATGGTTTCTGCGACCGGGTTGCAGCATCAATAGCCTTTGCATTCTTGAGTTCTTTATTCCTTGCCATTTCAACGGTTCTTGATGTCGTCTGGCTGTCCAAGTACTAG
- the LOC113741608 gene encoding uncharacterized protein isoform X2, protein MVKKPVKYFVVDAFTDKAFKGNPAGVCWLEEDNRDKEWLQAVAGELNMSTTAFLTPIDGTDELQSASPRFGIRWFTPVAEVQLCGHATLAASHTLFTYGLVNSHRIVFLTLSGILTARRISKSRASESIELQNGDNAQEDYFIELDFPVVPVTGFNSADISEISKSLNGASVVEILKTTTAEDLVVVLPSEKAVAELDPQFDEVKRCPGRGIIVTGPASPETGFDFYSRFFCPKFGVNEVLFHPRSPSLGHGVHKFKDKLQTNQTASLHLCLKRLRK, encoded by the exons ATGGTCAAAAAGCCCGTTAAATACTTTGTG GTGGACGCCTTCACGGACAAGGCATTCAAGGGGAATCCGGCGGGGGTGTGTTGGTTGGAGGAGGACAATAGAGATAAGGAATGGCTGCAAGCTGTTGCTGGGGAGCTGAATATGTCAACCACAGCTTTTCTCACTCCGATTGACGGCACCGACGAGTTACAATCAGCATCTCCCAGGTTTGGAATTCGATGGTTCACTCCAGTAGCTGAG GTGCAACTCTGCGGACATGCAACTTTAGCAGCCTCACATACTCTATTTACATATGGTCTAGTGAATTCTCATCGAATCGTGTTCCTGACTCTGTCAGGGATTTTAACAGCCAGGCGAATCTCAAAATCCAGGGCCTCGGAATCTATTGAGCTTCAAAATGGAGATAATGCTCAAGAGGACTACTTTATTGAATTAGATTTCCCGGTCGTCCCGGTTACTGGATTTAATTCTGCAGACATATCGGAGATCTCTAAAAGCTTAAATGGTGCTTCTGTGGTTGAGATCCTAAAGACTACCACTGCAGAAGACCTTGTA GTTGTGCTCCCATCAGAAAAAGCAGTTGCAGAATTGGATCCGCAGTTTGATGAGGTAAAAAGATGTCCAGGTAGAGGGATAATTGTCACTGGGCCTGCATCGCCTGAAACTGGATTTGACTTCTATAGTCGCTTCTTCTGCCCAAAGTTTGGGGTTAATGAG GTGCTGTTTCACCCTCGCTCTCCGTCTCTTGGGCACGGCGTGCACAAATTTAAAGACAAATTACAAACAAACCAAACTGCATCTTTGCATTTGTGCCTCAAAAGGCTGAGGAAATAA
- the LOC140005820 gene encoding uncharacterized protein: MTKWAVELAEHDIGYQPRTAIKAQALADFLAEGASLSMTEPSSVPEKTRPKESWVLFVDGASSKEGSGAGLLLTSPTGEELTYALRFDFPASNNEAEYEALLTGLRIAHQMGITAIRIRRDSQLVVYQVRGEY; this comes from the coding sequence ATGACCAAATGGGCCGTCGAGCTGGCCGAACACGACATCGGCTACCAGCCTCGCACCGCAATCAAAGCTCAGGCCCTGGCAGACTTTCTCGCCGAGGGAGCCAGTCTGTCCATGACCGAGCCGAGCTCTGTGCCCGAGAAGACCCGGCCGAAGGAGTCGTGGGTACTGTTCGTAGACGGGGCCTCAAGTAAGGAAGGGAGTGGAGCTGGCTTGCTGCTCACCTCGCCCACCGGGGAGGAGCTGACTTACGCTCTCAGATTTGACTTCCCGGCATCCAACAATGAGGCCGAGTACGAGGCGCTATTGACAGGATTGCGGATAGCCCATCAGATGGGTATAACCGCGATCAGAATCCGGAGGGATTCTCAACTCGTAGTCTACCAAGTCCGCGGGGAGTACTAG
- the LOC140005821 gene encoding uncharacterized protein produces the protein MKKYFAKVQEAIKLFDLFEIERVPRSQNKRADALLKLASSSFAHLSKEVLVEVVKQKSIDQVQVLAIDSPATWMTPLVDFLSSGALPMNKTEARRLQLIAAKYAYAGGTLYRRSYLSPWLKCVTPEKGDYVLREVHEVLCAAHVGSRVLAKKCLLLDYYWPSVFRDAAALIQKC, from the coding sequence ATGAAGAAATATTTCGCTAAGGTGCAGGAGGCGATAAAGCTGTTCGACCTCTTTGAGATTGAGCGGGTGCCAAGGTCACAGAACAAGCGAGCGGACGCCTTGTTGAAACTAGCGTCCTCCTCGTTTGCCCACCTGAGCAAGGAAGTCTTAGTGGAGGTAGTTAAACAAAAAAGCATTGACCAGGTCCAGGTCTTGGCTATAGACAGCCCGGCCACTTGGATGACTCCCCTCGTGGACTTCCTCAGCTCGGGTGCCCTCCCAATGAACAAGACCGAGGCTCGCCGACTCCAACTCATAGCTGCCAAGTACGCCTACGCCGGGGGGACCCTCTACAGGAGGTCGTACTTGTCTCCCTGGCTAAAGTGCGTAACTCCCGAGAAGGGCGACTACGTCCTCCGAGAGGTTCACGAAGTCCTGTGCGCGGCACATGTGGGGTCTCGAGTGTTGGCCAAAAAATGCCTGCTCTTAGACTACTACTGGCCCTCAGTGTTTCGGGATGCCGCAGCTCTGATCCAGAAATGCTGA
- the LOC113742871 gene encoding nuclear pore complex protein NUP35-like — protein sequence MSTTIQRTPKSGRQSLFFHDLATPVSSRKPGGKFATPGQAAAVSALWRENFANSDLPPPPMFTLEDRSDLSPESGIPDYPVSPGVGSDPRTPLRSFGREFSTPKSKSGPSTSYATTMGKQQQQQSQQTPVASLSWWSPSKSGGSTEQEDKGKGSPVEGVVQPGALITLPPPREVARPEMKKNSVPIGSLDEEEWVTVYGFSPIDTNLVLREFEKCGVILKHVPGPRDANWMHILYQNRADALKALSKNGMQINGVLIIGVKPVDPMQRQALNERINNLGFMTLPPAPSNRISESNLSRASPHPYYLQNGSASKQAGGTVAAPAKSLVSKVVDLMFGV from the exons ATGAGCACAACAATACAGAGAACTCCCAAATCCGGGAGGCAGTCTTTATTCTTCCATGATTTAGCTACACCGGTTTCATCTAGAAAACCTGGCGGAAAATTTGCAACCCCGGGTCAGGCAGCCGCTGTATCGGCCCTATGGCGTGAAAATTTTGCCAACTCTGATCTTCCGCCTCCACCAATGTTCACTCTTGAAGACCGGTCGGATTTATCTCCAGAATCTGGAATTCCTGACTATCCAGTTTCTCCTGGGGTCGGGTCAGATCCAAGAACACCACTGCGTAgttttggcagggagttttcaaCTCCTAAGAGCAAGTCTGGACCCAGCACTTCTTATGCTACTACCATGGgaaagcagcagcagcagcagagtCAGCAAACCCCAGTGGCAAGTTTGAGTTGGTGGTCGCCTTCGAAGAGTGGTGGTAGTACTGAGCAGGAGGATAAGGGAAAAGGCTCACCTGTTGAAGGTGTAGTTCAGCCTGGTGCATTAATTACCCTCCCACCCCCTAGGGAGGTTGCAAGACCAGAGATGAAGAAGAATTCAGTTCCCATAGGTAGCCTGGATGAGGAGGAGTGGGTGACTGTCTATGG ATTTTCTCCAATAGACACCAATTTAGTGTTGCGGGAATTCGAAAAGTGCGGGGTGATTCTGAAACATGTCCCAGGACCAAGAGATGCTAATTGGATGCACATTCTCTATCAG AATCGCGCTGATGCTCTAAAAGCCCTCAGCAAAAATGGGATGCAAATAAATGGAGTTCTCATCATTGGGGTGAAACCTGTGGATCCAATGCAACGCCAGGCTCTGAATGAAAGGATCAACAATCTAGGATTCATGACTTTACCTCCTGCACCGTCTAATCGAATCTCAGAGTCAAATTTATCTAGAGCTTCCCCTCATCCATACTATCTTCAGAATGGAAGTGCCAGCAAACAAGCCGGCGGGACTGTTGCCGCTCCTGCCAAATCCTTGGTGTCTAAAGTTGTGGACTTGATGTTTGGTGTCTAA
- the LOC113742390 gene encoding early nodulin-like protein 7, protein MAPRSVLCCVCALVIPVIFFSATPTMVVAAEEFKVGDALGWRQPTLNETDMYNLWASRRRFHVGDSLRFEYTNDSVVVVDKWGFYHCNTSSPITAYTDGNNTLITLDQPGPMYFISGDHHHCKEGQRLLIEVFPLHPRSHSPPAIARPPQSFPGISPAPSPLSNSGPTISSADGVVSISVVSVLVAFVATALMA, encoded by the exons ATGGCACCTCGTTCAGTTCTCTGCTGTGTTTGTGCATTAGTCATTCCGGTGATATTCTTCAGTGCTACTCCTACCATGGTCGTGGCTGCCGAGGAATTCAAAGTGGGTGATGCTTTAGGCTGGCGACAGCCCACATTGAACGAAACTGATATGTATAATCTATGGGCCTCCAGAAGGAGATTCCACGTTGGAGATTCTCTTC GTTTCGAGTATACGAATGAttcggtggtggtggtggataaATGGGGATTCTATCACTGCAACACAAGCAGCCCAATCACCGCCTACACTGACGGGAACAATACCTTGATTACTCTGGATCAACCAGGCCCTATGTACTTCATCAGCGGAGATCACCATCACTGTAAAGAAGGCCAGCGGCTGCTGATCGAGGTCTTTCCCCTGCACCCCAGATCACATTCTCCTCCAGCCATTGCCCGTCCACCTCAGTCATTTCCTGGAATCTCTCCAGCCCCATCTCCACTTTCGAATTCAGGACCGACAATTTCATCAGCTGATGGGGTGGTTTCGATATCAGTGGTCTCAGTACTGGTTGCTTTTGTCGCGACGGCACTGATGGCTTGA
- the LOC113740555 gene encoding uncharacterized protein: MANFCCSIELEPRTLRQGQIDQAREVAVDIMQKKEQNEASSILVEGLKPVASIKEMVMVVQETDMLHKEDEAKDKIINSITETCCQCSCISTTIDSPNQSLLKEPGSAPF, translated from the exons ATGGCGAACTTCTGTTGTTCTATTGAATTGGAGCCCAGAACCCTGAGACAGGGCCAAATCGACCAAGCTAGG GAAGTTGCTGTCGATATAATGCAGAAGAAGGAACAAAATGAAGCATCTAGCATTTTGGTCGAG GGACTTAAACCAGTTGCTTCAATCAAGGAAATGGTAATGGTTGTGCAGGAAACAGACATGCTACACAAAGAGGATGAGGCTAAGGACAAGATCATCAATAGCATAACTGAGACATGCTGCCAATGTTCATGCATTTCTACCACGATTGATTCTCCAAATCAGTCTCTGCTTAAGGAGCCTGGTTCCGCTCCCTTCTAA
- the LOC113741608 gene encoding uncharacterized protein isoform X1, translating to MVKKPVKYFVVDAFTDKAFKGNPAGVCWLEEDNRDKEWLQAVAGELNMSTTAFLTPIDGTDELQSASPRFGIRWFTPVAEVQLCGHATLAASHTLFTYGLVNSHRIVFLTLSGILTARRISKSRASESIELQNGDNAQEDYFIELDFPVVPVTGFNSADISEISKSLNGASVVEILKTTTAEDLVVVLPSEKAVAELDPQFDEVKRCPGRGIIVTGPASPETGFDFYSRFFCPKFGVNEDPVCGSAHCALAPYWSKKLSKCDFLAYQASSRSGVINLHLDEKNQRVLLRGKAVVVAEGSILV from the exons ATGGTCAAAAAGCCCGTTAAATACTTTGTG GTGGACGCCTTCACGGACAAGGCATTCAAGGGGAATCCGGCGGGGGTGTGTTGGTTGGAGGAGGACAATAGAGATAAGGAATGGCTGCAAGCTGTTGCTGGGGAGCTGAATATGTCAACCACAGCTTTTCTCACTCCGATTGACGGCACCGACGAGTTACAATCAGCATCTCCCAGGTTTGGAATTCGATGGTTCACTCCAGTAGCTGAG GTGCAACTCTGCGGACATGCAACTTTAGCAGCCTCACATACTCTATTTACATATGGTCTAGTGAATTCTCATCGAATCGTGTTCCTGACTCTGTCAGGGATTTTAACAGCCAGGCGAATCTCAAAATCCAGGGCCTCGGAATCTATTGAGCTTCAAAATGGAGATAATGCTCAAGAGGACTACTTTATTGAATTAGATTTCCCGGTCGTCCCGGTTACTGGATTTAATTCTGCAGACATATCGGAGATCTCTAAAAGCTTAAATGGTGCTTCTGTGGTTGAGATCCTAAAGACTACCACTGCAGAAGACCTTGTA GTTGTGCTCCCATCAGAAAAAGCAGTTGCAGAATTGGATCCGCAGTTTGATGAGGTAAAAAGATGTCCAGGTAGAGGGATAATTGTCACTGGGCCTGCATCGCCTGAAACTGGATTTGACTTCTATAGTCGCTTCTTCTGCCCAAAGTTTGGGGTTAATGAG GACCCTGTCTGTGGCAGCGCACATTGTGCCTTAGCGCCCTACTGGAGCAAGAAGCTTAGCAAATGTGATTTTCTTGCTTATCAG GCATCTTCTAGGAGTGGTGTGATTAACCTCCATTTGGACGAGAAGAATCAAAGAGTACTTCTACGGGGAAAAGCAGTTGTCGTGGCAGAGGGCTCTATCTTGGTCTAG